The following proteins come from a genomic window of Plasmodium vivax chromosome 3, whole genome shotgun sequence:
- a CDS encoding ubiquitin-specific protease, putative (encoded by transcript PVX_001075A): MNLTEHKLRDLFYTKNYKYYAKYDNHGSVQRRHTSFQNNGNVCYCNASLQLLLSIKPLCIYLLNKFDQIYEKTKSKSKYKGDILKALFYIVEETYQVEKEYLCTERHINLLKKMKKYNSTIVINAQNDAHEFLLMLLNYVNVECNRDFNFPQNFEIILDDKDSKEKASEKYWVKYLYKDNSIVTDLLGFQNVSSITCTQCGHTRHSFEFCLDLGLEFQNEHMQSTSLIDLLKSNIMKSDDFCHLFCPICKSKQNSCIKKGLYRMPNLYMIIYIKRFKWSYECTNYFKSRVKKIDTTVLLPWDGLIDFTSFAYMSSHESLSNSKYLIESFICHSGNSYNGHYTAVVKHTDGFYKCNDEKMKKLSNPFNPENISDIYLLLLRRVT; encoded by the coding sequence ATGAACCTCACTGAGCACAAGCTGCGCGATTTGTTCTACACGAAGAATTACAAATACTACGCCAAGTATGATAATCACGGGAGTGTCCAAAGGAGGCACACGTCCTTCCAGAACAATGGAAACGTGTGCTACTGCAACGCCTCCCTCCAACTGCTGCTCTCCATCAAACCGCTCTGCATATACCTGCTGAACAAATTTGACCAAATATACGAAAAGACGAAATCGAAATCAAAGTACAAGGGAGACATACTGAAGGCCCTCTTCTACATTGTTGAAGAAACGTACCAAGTAGAAAAGGAGTACTTATGCACAGAAAGGCATATtaaccttttaaaaaaaatgaaaaaatataatagcaCCATAGTGATCAACGCACAAAATGATGCACACGAATTTTTGTTAATGCTACTGAACTATGTAAACGTGGAGTGCAACCgcgattttaattttccgCAAAATTTCGAAATCATTCTGGACGATAAAGATAGCAAAGAAAAGGCATCAGAAAAGTACTGGGTAAAATATCTCTACAAGGATAACAGCATAGTGACAGACCTTTTAGGGTTCCAAAATGTCTCTAGCATCACTTGCACCCAGTGTGGACACACAAGACACAGTTTTGAATTTTGCCTAGACTTAGGGTTAGAGTTTCAGAATGAACACATGCAAAGTACCTCCCTGATTGATTTACTAAAGAGTAACATCATGAAGAGTGACGATTTTTGCCACTTATTTTGCCCCATCTGTAAATCCAAACAAAATAGCTGCATTAAAAAAGGCCTCTACAGAATGCCCAACTTGtatatgattatttataTCAAACGATTTAAGTGGAGTTACGAGTGCACCAATTATTTCAAAAGtagagtgaaaaaaattgacactACTGTGTTGCTGCCATGGGATGGGTTAATTGATTTTACATCCTTTGCCTACATGTCCAGCCATGAGTCTTTATCTAACTCGAAGTACCTCATCGAGAGCTTCATTTGTCACAGCGGCAACAGCTACAATGGGCACTACACAGCCGTCGTTAAGCACACCGATGGGTTCTACAAGTgcaatgatgaaaaaatgaaaaaactcAGTAACCCCTTTAACCCCGAAAATATTAGCGACATTTACCTGCTCCTACTTAGGAGGGTCACCTAG
- a CDS encoding hypothetical protein (encoded by transcript PVX_001070A), whose protein sequence is MKKRKCHFRQQSEGTDKRKKKLKNRNKVLLNRRGDTHCEDGSSRGVNQTKGHGQNDQNFACVEKSKTCREVSQQGSELLVNPNRYNETDAHMCEDSTHNSSDSSETPKFLESNGSEAYQSTSEFDAQSTTSNDTLSDLSAHTDEGCNQDDRLIQIFERIDYAGSACSGENGDLRRNGDVLETFDVYDVFENEGGAPNHAANNAANQTANRADNHPAKETHEAEKLIAQNVLSKKMLIILPFFKKRIFIEAIWDYFQTNKVKDETDGDNLKVQCFHTFRKIRECATRCSDGPTDGNFPNDELLSTYFFNKLNKNQYDMKIKMDYYEVEFFFIFFLTYFRFSLYLTGYINSSFLYHSNEVHFIIFVLNRYHYFVDHMYVNDNSLPFTPNEVQDIMCTYKKCIISLLDYLDTFYPFLLLISDVIQEVHAKFKKISHKLKELERVLAKADPTERNSAKDSIEPGIMTPHTIKKFNAVKKINKIKRKFFKRNGDTFAMLIRARLGSYWVDRGERRMSGATPSEPLPGDANLSDNTLRATTLGEPLPDDASMNDHFLHGATPGDPPLPDDANLSDHSLHGDNLDEQLAQLIRNTRCNMLVKHTIFRTVAKLNQIMSSLEMANPLADANQTCAQHIMSMPTLLTFKALKEMRKKDKWHQLLKHNYFYIEKSYYYFKELHEKKIIYYQIQNLFRSILNFKINVVYNPFIQYLSIGDMKNKSMHTIYDYIYYIKDMRQKNYLVTLFVFNRLIYKLQFDVTTYGLLFSIYNSLKFLFFEKSSIHLIKKNRTMKNKFMYLFNEMISTCDFKTYEHIPSPSKNIIKDTFFIQEDSLVRSVLSAAMREATRLRLTGHIVTNASLFFHYKRLLNCQVRRGILNSNAIHVVERNYVIRQIEDNLEEMKNKL, encoded by the coding sequence atgaaaaagaggaagtgcCACTTTCGACAGCAAAGTGAAGGAACAGacaaacggaaaaaaaaattgaagaacaGAAATAAAGTGCTACTCAACCGCAGAGGCGACACCCACTGTGAAGATGGAAGCAGCAGGGGGGTGAATCAAACCAAGGGACACGGTCAAAATGATCAAAATTTCGCATGCGTTGAGAAAAGCAAAACCTGTAGGGAGGTGTCACAACAAGGAAGCGAATTGCTAGTCAACCCAAACAGGTACAACGAAACGgatgcacacatgtgcgaAGACTCAACACACAACAGTAGCGACTCCTCTGAAACTCCCAAATTTTTAGAATCCAACGGATCGGAGGCATATCAAAGCACAAGCGAGTTTGACGCACAGAGCACTACATCCAATGATACCCTTAGCGATCTAAGTGCTCACACAGACGAGGGTTGCAACCAGGATGACAGGttaattcaaatttttgagCGCATCGATTATGCAGGGAGTGCCTGTTCAGGGGAAAACGGCGACTTGCGAAGAAACGGGGACGTCTTGGAAACGTTCGACGTGTATGATGTGTTTGAAAATGAGGGGGGCGCACCTAACCACGCCGCTAACAACGCAGCTAACCAAACCGCTAACCGCGCCGATAACCACCCCGCCAAAGAAACGCACGAGGCAGAAAAACTAATCGCGCAGAACGTCCTGtcgaaaaaaatgctcatcATACTCCCCTTCTTCAAGAAGCGCATCTTCATAGAAGCCATATGGGACTACTTCCAGACAAACAAAGTGAAGGACGAAACGGACGGGGATAACTTAAAGGTCCAGTGCTTCCACACCTTCCGCAAAATCCGCGAATGTGCAACTCGTTGTAGTGATGGTCCCACCGATGGGAACTTCCCAAATGATGAACTACTCAGCACGTACTTCTTTAACAAACTAAATAAGAACCAATAtgatatgaaaataaaaatggattaCTACGaggtggaattttttttcattttcttcttaacaTACTTTCGCTTTTCCCTATACCTAACGGGATACATAAATTCGTCCTTTCTGTACCATTCGAACGAAGTGCACTTCATCATCTTTGTCCTCAACAGATATCACTACTTCGTGGACCATATGTACGTTAATGATAATTCTTTGCCTTTTACTCCGAATGAGGTGCAAGACATTATGTGCACCTACAAGAAGTGCATTATCTCTCTTTTAGATTATCTCGACACCTTTTACCCGTTTTTGCTCCTCATAAGTGACGTTATACAAGAGGTGCACGccaaatttaagaaaatttcACACAAGTTGAAGGAACTTGAGCGGGTTCTGGCCAAAGCGGACCCCACTGAAAGAAACTCTGCGAAGGATAGCATCGAGCCTGGCATTATGACTCCACACACTATCAAAAAGTTCAAtgcggttaaaaaaattaacaaaataaagaggAAGTTCTTCAAAAGGAATGGTGACACCTTTGCCATGCTGATTAGGGCGCGCCTGGGCAGTTATTGGGTGGACAGGGGGGAACGCCGCATGAGTGGAGCAACCCCAAGTGAGCCGCTTCCAGGCGACGCCAATTTGAGTGACAACACCCTGCGTGCCACCACCCTAGGTGAACCTCTTCCAGACGACGCCAGTATGAATGACCACTTCCTACATGGTGCCACCCCAGGTGACCCCCCCCTTCCAGACGACGCCAATTTGAGTGACCACTCCCTACATGGGGACAATCTCGACGAGCAACTCGCCCAACTGATCCGCAACACCAGGTGCAACATGCTGGTAAAGCACACCATCTTCCGCACAGTGGCGAAGCTGAACCAAATTATGAGCTCCCTCGAAATGGCCAACCCCCTCGCAGACGCGAACCAAACATGCGCACAGCACATCATGTCGATGCCGACGCTACTCACTTTCAAAGCCTTAAaagaaatgagaaaaaaagacaagTGGCACCAACTCCTAAAGCATAATTATTTCTATATAGAAAAAAGTTACTACTACTTCAAAGAAttgcatgaaaaaaaaatcatctaCTACCAAATACAAAACCTGTTCCGCTCCATCCTAAATTTCAAAATCAATGTCGTGTATAATCCTTTCATACAGTATTTGTCCATTGGAGATATGAAGAACAAAAGTATGCACACTATCTATGACTACATATACTACATAAAAGACATGCGCCAGAAAAATTACTTGGTAACTCTCTTCGTGTTCAATCGGCTCATTTATAAGCTCCAATTTGACGTCACCACGTATGGGCTCCTCTTCTCCATATACAACTccttgaaatttttatttttcgaaaaatctTCCAtccatttaataaaaaaaaatcgaacgatgaaaaataaatttatgtatCTCTTCAACGAGATGATAAGTACGTGCGATTTTAAAACGTATGAACATATCCCAAGTCCCtccaaaaatattataaaggacacattttttattcaagaGGATTCACTTGTGAGGAGTGTACTGTCAGCTGCCATGAGGGAAGCGACCCGGTTGAGACTCACCGGACATATAGTCACTAATGCTTCGCTCTTTTTTCACTATAAGAGGTTGCTAAATTGCCAGGTCCGCAGAGGGATCCTAAACAGCAATGCTATTCACGTGGTTGAACGGAATTATGTAATCCGCCAAATTGAGGACAACTTGGAGGAgatgaaaaataaactgtAG
- a CDS encoding hypothetical protein, conserved (encoded by transcript PVX_001065A), with the protein MLNGSGCYDFAAGDSLGVNYMNKLKNKLFNFGSIQTSDVDDAGGDYRNSMGSVVHAGGVGSTNGSDSGRVNMSRHSSGEASGEVTQEVSGMMSGEGIAERIAEGVAEGIPESIAHNISENIAECPGEGAAELIGKQDGGEFASGLDSISYVNPDVYYKKEKANHGSANPPVKEKRERTPSDYLNIKKSKLINNLNFFMRVCCNKNSYIKFINHYFNIIYCNNISILFKYEGILQKFDERNEMNLTENDYYNGYVKLNQVPIVIYGNGGGTSEKSGAEGDMDTNQECLRNNSNLESSVLNFINIYDNLTVNFFNHIFTKINNNEMNIHNSNIDLIIHNFLYKKHLLKENIFNLLLNISKSYEIKYGRVLADIKNDEHVKERNEKIIFEMLKDKVEGRFTDSRKRGRTPWPLHSALCEGGGFYAVPHNGEGGGFHGASHSGDLGVLYHGVDNFQNGPSYGPYQMRPADSFDHMQEGHTRRGIDGDPESMANWGKPEMHDTSHGELNELLSKSKESETGDIFCEIKDSNINSSNFNNMISNNTDATTTAAGSGTSTSTGYTTGVMYNRAAEMALEERVAHVESAITSASSVYESGENCVQCGGTLSSGVLVSGNYANCPNCVNCHRSGESPLLQDIKEMLNKEIDSYEGYYTKGVDEEEEEKEKNANIIENVYTFLKNNVFIPSNNIYTDFMENGNDIFLSKIKKSDKATYFKLIERFDRMYNFINEFKSSHSTNEVSEERVTQEISEPFPKYRKRRCSHDEYELRNASHTKRCLRNCNSKRNQPIKRSKRIIKKAEMSKVKKMK; encoded by the exons ATGCTGAATGGTTCGGGGTGCTACGACTTCGCCGCAGGAGATTCCTTGGGCGTGAATTACATGAATAAgctgaaaaacaaattatttaactTTGGCAGCATACAAACGAGTGATGTGGACGATGCGGGGGGTGACTATCGGAACAGCATGGGGAGCGTAGTGCATGCAGGTGGGGTCGGAAGCACAAATGGGAGTGACAGTGGGCGCGTAAATATGAGCAGACATAGCAGTGGGGAGGCCAGCGGAGAGGTCACCCAGGAGGTCTCCGGAATGATGAGCGGAGAAGGCATCGCAGAGCGTATCGCGGAGGGCGTTGCTGAGGGCATCCCGGAGAGCATTGCACACAACATCTCGGAAAACATCGCTGAGTGCCCCGGAGAAGGAGCGGCAGAGCTGATTGGCAAACAGGACGGAGGAGAGTTCGCCAGCGGATTGGACAGCATAAGCTACGTGAACCCCGACGTCTACTACAAGAAGGAGAAAGCGAACCATGGCAGTGCCAACCCCCCAGTGAAAG AGAAGAGGGAACGCACCCCGAGCGACTACCTGAACATCAAGAAGAGCAAACTGATTAACAacctaaattttttcatgcgCGTCTGCTGCAACAAGAACTcctatataaaatttattaatcactattttaacataatttattGCAACAACATCAGCATATTGTTCAAGTATGAGggtattttgcaaaagttcGATGAGCGGAATGAGATGAACTTGACGGAGAATGATTACTACAATGGGTATGTGAAGCTGAACCAGGTGCCGATAGTGATATATGGGAATGGGGGTGGCACCAGTGAAAAGAGCGGTGCCGAAGGGG ACATGGACACGAACCAGGAGTGCCTGAGGAACAACTCCAACCTGGAAAGCAGCGTcctcaattttattaacatctACGATAACTTGAcggtcaattttttcaatcaTATTTTCACCAAAATTAACAACAACGAAATGAACATACATAATTCTAATATAGACCTCATCATCCACAACTTTCTTTATAAGAAGCATTTGCTGAAggagaatatttttaatttgctgcTGAACATTAGCAAGTcgtatgaaataaaatatggcCGTGTTCTTGcggacataaaaaatgacgaacATGTGAAGGAGagaaatgagaaaataattttcgaAATGCTGAAGGATAAGGTGGAGGGGCGTTTCACCGACTCGAGGAAGAGGGGCCGAACCCCCTGGCCTTTGCACTCTGCTTTGT GTGAGGGTGGCGGTTTTTATGCTGTTCCTCATAACGGCGAGGGTGGCGGTTTTCATGGCGCTTCTCATAGCGGTGATCTGGGCGTGCTGTACCACGGCGTGGACAACTTCCAGAACGGCCCCTCGTACGGTCCCTACCAAATGCGGCCCGCCGATAGTTTTGACCACATGCAGGAGGGACACACGAGAAGGGGAATCGACGGAGACCCTGAGAGCATGGCCAACTGGGGGAAGCCCGAAATGCATGACACATCCCATGGTGAGCTAAACGAGTTACTAAGTAAAAGCAAAGAAAGCGAAACTGGCGacattttttgcgaaataAAAGATTCAAACATTAACAGTAGCAATTTTAATAACATGATTAGCAACAACACGGATGCGACTACGACGGCGGCAGGGAGTGGAACGTCCACGTCGACGGGGTACACCACTGGAGTTATGTACAATCGTGCGGCGGAGATGGCGTTAGAGGAGAGGGTTGCTCATGTGGAGAGCGCTATCACGTCCGCCAGTTCGGTCTACGAGTCTGGGGAGAATTGCGTCCAGTGTGGGGGTACCCTGAGTAGCGGCGTCTTGGTTAGCGGCAATTATGCGAACTGCCCCAACTGCGTAAACTGCCACCGGAGCGGAGAATCCCCCCTGCTGCAAGACATCAAGGAGATGCTGAACAAAGAAATCGATTCGTACGAAGGGTACTACACCAAAGGAgtggatgaagaagaagaggaaaaggaaaaaaatgcaaacataATAGAAAACGTCtacacctttttaaaaaataatgttttcATCCCAAGcaacaatatatatacagaCTTTATGGAAAACGGGAATGACATATTTttgagcaaaataaaaaaaagcgataAAGCTACCTACTTTAAGCTGATAGAAAGATTCGACCGCatgtacaattttataaacgAATTCAAGAGCAGCCACTCGACGAATGAGGTTAGTGAAGAGAGGGTCACTCAGGAAATCAGCGAACCGTTCCCCAAGTACCGAAAGAGAAGATGTAGCCACGATGAGTACGAACTAAGAAACGCAAGCCACACGAAGAGGTGCTTGCGGAATTGCAACAGTAAGAGGAACCAGCCGATTAAGCGCAGCAAAAGGATTATAAAGAAGGCGGAGATGTCCAAGGTTAAGAAGATGAAGTAG
- a CDS encoding splicing factor, putative (encoded by transcript PVX_001060A) produces MNVNSRKLQVKNKNAAEVQITAEQLINEALDLEEVEQKVNYNLIDEDELNEYKISKRKEYEDKIRKRRYLISTYIKYALWEVKQKDMRRARSILERALNIDYTNVNLWLKYIEVELTNKNINSARNLFERAVLLLPMENIFWKKYAHLEEILNNFLNCRNIYERWVKWKIDETAFLCYINFEERCREINKCRDIFERLIVTLPKMECFYRFIKFERKYKNVDRARACFEKCIQLLPPSFLDEHFYIHFCNFEEENNEYERCRKIYIEALKILPKSKSEFLYKSFLQFQKKYADKDELDETLMIKERITYEEEIKKNPSDYDTWFNYIKLEESNINLVNKDKCIFRIRELYERAISVIPPVANKKFWKRYIYLWINYAIFEELHAENVQRARDVYKNALKILKKQNFTFKKIYLLYANFEVRQMDIPKVRSIFNRAIESVKKEEIFEEYCEMELRLGNIKECRDIYAKYVEAFPFNSKAWISMINFELSLDEVERARQIAEIAIHLDDMKLPELIWKNYIDLEINLQEYENAKKLYERLLNITQHYKVYKSYAEFQYIYFDDIAKCREILENGIEFCKKSELVNERCILLNFLYEIEKDYGDKDVIDKTQKRLPKKVKKRKIIKKDDDEVVEEFITYVFPDDGNQSQNMKIFQKALEWKKKMEEQREWEAKKQKRREREEEEAKGEEEEKESNEEEGDEEEDDDEESDEKENDKGENDEGESDTE; encoded by the exons ATGAATGTGAACAGCAGGAAGTTGCAG gtgaagaacaaaaacgCGGCGGAGGTGCAGATAACCGCGGAGCAGCTGATAAACGAGGCGCTGGACCTGGAGGAAGTGGAGCAGAAGGTGAACTACAACCTGATCGACGAAGACGAGTTGAACGAATATAAGATAAGCAAGAGGAAGGAGTATGAGGATAAGATAAGGAAGAGAAGGTACCTCATCAGCACGTACATCAAGTACGCCCTCTGGGAGGTGAAGCAGAAGGACATGCGAAGAGCAAGATCCATTTTAGAAAGGGCATTAAATATAGATTACACAAACGTAAATTTGTggttaaaatatatagaagtagaattaacaaataaaaatataaacagcGCGAGGAATTTATTCGAAAGAGCAGTTCTGTTGCTCCCTATGGAAAATATCTtctggaaaaaatatgcccaCCTGGAGGAAATTTTGAACAACTTTTTGAATTGTAGGAATATTTACGAAAGGTGGGTGAAGTGGAAAATTGACGAAACGGCATTTCTCtgttatataaattttgaagaaagaTGTAGAGAAATTAACAAGTGCAGGGATATTTTTGAGAGACTTATTGTGACTCTCCCCAAGATGGAATGTTTTTATAggtttataaaatttgagaggaagtataaaaatgtggaTAGAGCTCGGGCATGCTTCGAAAAGTGTATTCAATTGTTACCTCCATCTTTTCTggatgaacatttttatatccatttttgcaattttgaagaagaaaataatgaatatgaacggtgcagaaaaatttatattgaGGCGCTGAAAATTTTGCCAAAAAGTAAAAGTGAATTTCTGTACAAAagttttttacaatttcagAAGAAGTACGCTGATAAGGACGAGCTGGATGAGACGTTGATGATTAAGGAGAGGATTACTTACGAAGAggagattaaaaaaaacccttCCGATTATGACACGTGGTTTAATTACATCAAGTTGGAAGAGTCCAACATAAATTTGGTGAATAAAGACAAGTGCATTTTCCGCATCAGGGAGCTATACGAAAGAGCCATTAGTGTTATCCCACCAgtggcaaataaaaaattttggaaaagataCATCTACCTGTGGATTAATTACGCCATTTTTGAGGAACTGCATGCAGAGAATGTGCAGAGAGCTAGAGATGTGTACAAAAATGcgcttaaaattttgaagaagcagaatTTTACCTTCAAGAAAATTTACCTGCTCTATGCCAACTTCGAAGTGCGGCAGATGGACATTCCGAAGGTCCGGTCCATTTTTAACCGCGCCATCGAAAGTGTCAAGAAGGAGGAGATCTTCGAGGAGTACTGCGAGATGGAGCTGCGCCTGGGCAACATCAAGGAGTGCCGCGACATCTACGCCAAGTACGTGGAGGCGTTCCCCTTCAACTCGAAG GCCTGGATCTCCATGATCAACTTCGAGCTGTCCCTGGACGAGGTGGAGCGGGCTCGGCAAATCGCGGAGATTGCCATCCACCTGGACGACATGAAGCTCCCCGAGCTG ATCTGGAAAAACTACATCGACTTGGAAATAAACCTGCAGGAGTACGAAAATGCCAAGAAGCTGTATGAGCGGCTTTTAAATATAACCCAGCATTATAAG GTCTACAAAAGCTACGCGGAGTTCCAGTACATCTACTTCGACGACATCGCCAAGTGCAGAGAAATTCTGGAAAACGGAATCGAGTTCTGCAAGAAAAGTGAGCTTGTCAACGAAAGGTGCATTTTGCTGAACTTCCTTTACGAAATTGAGAAGGACTACGGCGATAAGGACGTTATAGATAAAACGCAGAAACGGTTGCCCAAGAAAGtcaagaagagaaaaatcaTCAAGAAGGATGACGATGAAGTAGTGGAGGAGTTCATCACGTACGTTTTCCCGGACGACGGCAACCAGTCACAG aacATGAAGATATTTCAGAAGGCCCTCgagtggaagaagaaaatggagGAACAGCGGGAGTGGGAAgcgaagaagcagaagaggagagagcgcgaggaggaagaggcaaaaggagaggaagaagaaaaagagagtaatgaggaggaaggtgacgaggaggaggatgacgacGAGGAAAGTGACGAAAAGGAGAATGACAAAGGGGAGAATGACGAAGGGGAGAGTGACACTGAATAG